AACGGCGATGCAGTCGGGAAGCGACGCCATTCAGCAGCTTGCAGCAAAACTTCCGCAAGCGAACGGCGAAGATGCGACCCTGGCGCGCAGGGTAGATCGCCTGCGCCTGCATCTGGCACGGCAGCTCGAGCGCCTCGACGCACTGGACGCGGCAGAACAGCTGTATGGCCAATGCACACGGCCGCCGGCGCGGGAGCGTCGCGCACGTATTGCGGTACAGCGCGGCGATACCGGCAGCGGCCTGGCGCTCTGCCGGGAAATCATGGCAACCCCCTGGGATGAGGCGGAGCAGGAATTCGCCGAGGGATTCGGCTACCGGACCGCCAAAGCCACGATTCACCGAACCGACTGGCCGGCGCCGGAAAAATACCGGCCACCGACCGAAACCGTTTCCCTGCAACCGGGACCCGAATGCGTCGAGCTGCAGGCCGCGTCCCATCTCGCACAGTCATCGGCAACCGGCGACGATATGCAGCCTCCTGCGCAGTGTTTCTATGTAGAAAACACCCTGTTCAACGGCGTACTCGGCCTGTATGTATGGGACATTGTGTTTGCGCCGATACCCGGTGCATTTTTCAATCCGTTTCAGATCGCACCCAGCGATTTTCGCACCGGGGACTTTTATCGCCAGCGCCGCACGGCGTTCGAGCAACGCCTGTCGGAATTGGATCGGCAGAGCCTGCAGCAACGGGTGTGGGAAAATTATCGGAACAAATCCGGTATCGCCAACCCCCTGGTGACCTGGGAAGCACTCCCGAAAACCCTGCTGGAAATGGCACTGGAAAGAATTTCCCCACAACACTGGCAACAGATTTTCCGTCGCCTGCTGGCGGATATCGGCAACCACCGCAGCGGTCTGCCGGATCTGATTCTGTTTCCCGCCGATGGCAGCTATGAACTGGTGGAAGTCAAAGGGCCCGGCGATCGCCTGCAACAGAACCAACAGCGCTGGCTGCGCTTCTTCGCCCGCCACCAAATCCCCCACCGTGTTGTGCATGTGGAGTGGCAGCCTTGAGCGAGGAAACAGCCCTGAGCGAACAAACAGCGCTGAGCGCAAAAACAGCCCTGAGCGCAAAGAAAGCCCTGCGGCTTTCCGTGGGCGAGCTGGTGGCCTTTGCCTGCCGCCGCGGTGATCTGATCGGCGATCGCACCCCCGGTCCCAGCGCCCAGGAGGGTATCCGCGCACACCAGAAACTGCAGAAAAAGCGCCCCCGCGGCAGTGAGGCGGAATTCAGCCTGGAAGTAAACCTTGTGTGCGATGGCTTGCCGGTTTCGCTCAGCGGGCGTGTGGATATCCTGCATCCAAAATCGGATCTGCACCGGCCGGCGCAGCTGGACGAAATCAAAACCACCTACTGCGCACCGGATTTATTGTCGCAGTCTGTACGTGACCTGCACTGGGCACAGCTGAAAATTTACGGCTTCTGCTATCTGCAGCAACAGCAGTATTTGGCTGTGCACGATTGCGACGGAAGCGTCGCGGAAGACGCTGTAACGCTGCAGATGTTGTGGCACAACCTCAAAGAGAAAAAAACCTATAGTGAGTCCACGCAGTACCAGCGGGATGAGCTGGAAACATTCACCCTCACCGCCCTGCGTGAATACGTGCAGTGGCACCGCCTGTGGCAACAGCATCGCACGCAGGTCCGGCAAACCTCCCGCACCCTCGCATTTCCCTTTGCGGATTATCGCCCCGGCCAGCGCGCGCTGGCAGTAGCCGCTTACCGCTGCCTGCGCGACGGTGGCGAACTGGCGGTGGAGGCACCTACGGGAATCGGCAAAACCGTCAGCACCCTGTTCCCGGCCATCAAGGCCTTGGCAGAAGCGCAGGTAGACCAGCTGGTTTATCTCACCGCAAAAAATTCCGGCCGCGAAGTGGTGCGCCAGACCGCACAGATGTTTCATCAACGTGGACTGCGACTGTCGCTGTTGGAAATCCAGGCGCGGGACAAGACCTGTGCCTGCAACCTCGGCCTGTGCAGCCGCGATGCGGATGGAATCTGCCCGCGCACGCGGGGGTTTTTCGACCGTCTGCCGCAAGCCCGCCGGCAGCTGCTGGGCAAACCGCTATTAACCGCCGAGGCAGTGGCGGAGGTGGCGGACAAGCTGCAACTGTGCCCCTTCGAGCTTTCTCTGCAGATGCTGCCCTGGGCGGATCTGGTGGTGTGCGATTTCAATTATGTATTCGATCCCCTGGTGCGTATGCAGCCGTTGCTGGATCAGAGCCGAAAACGCGCATTGCTGGTCGACGAAGCCCACAATCTCGGGGAGCGCGCACGCGCCATGTACAGCGCGGCACTGGAGCGCAGCAGCTGTCGTCGCGCCGCCGCTGACTGCAAAAGTACCCACCCCACCCTGCGACGCAGCATTCAGTCCCTGGTGCGGGCCCTGGAAAACTGGGCAGAGGCACAGTCGCAATCACATAACAGCAGGACGTTCGCACCAGGATCGAGCGGGGACGATCCGGCGGCGCAGCACTGGCTCGGCGATCCCTCTGTACCCGAGCAGCTTCCCGTTGCCGTCAGTCGCGCGGTGCACAAGGTACTGGCCGTCGTCAGTGCATTGTGGGAGCAATCGCGGCGGCCTCCGGAGGTTTTGGGAGACTGGCTGAAAAACCTGTTCCGCTATATCACGGTCGAGCAGTTACTGGGTAACCAGCATCGCTGCCTGACAAAAGTGCAAACCCGCGGTGACCGATGGCAGGAACAGCAGGTCCAATTACTGTGCCTGAACGCCGCGGACTTTCTGCAGCAAAGCTACCGGCAGTTTCACGCGGTGATCGCGTTTTCCGCCACTTTGCGGCCAGCGGCATTCATCTACCGGCAGTTGGGGCTGCAACAGCATTCACCACTGCTGACGTTACCGTCCCCGTTTCATCCAGCGCAGCAGGGCGTTTTTCTCTGCCCCTATGTGGATACCCGCTATCGTGCTCGAGATGCCGCGATCAGCGCACTGGTGGAGATGGTGACGCGGGTGTATGCAAGCCGGCCGGGCAATTATCTGGTGTTTTTCCCCTCCTACCGTTTCCTGCAGCGGGTGGCAGAGGAGTTTTCCCGGCGGCAACCACACATCGCGCTGGTACAGCAGACACCCGGTGCCAGCGAACGCGCCCGCAGCGAATTTTTACAGCACTTCAGCGACGGCCGGCACAGCCTGGGCTTTGCGATTATGGGCGGTGTATTTGGTGAAGGGGTGGACTACCGGGGTGAGCAATTGGTCGGAACCATCGTGGTGGGCGTGGGTCTGCCGCAGGTGAATGTAGAGCAGGAACTGTTGCGCCAGGCCTGGAGCAGCGATAACGAAACCGCCAGCGGCTTTGATATGGCCTACCGCTATCCCGGCCTGACCCGGGTGCTGCAGACCGCGGGACGGGTGATCCGCACCGAATCTGATCGCGGTGTGGTGGTGCTCGCGGACGCACGCTTTACCGAGCCATTTTATCGCGACCTTTTTCCCGCGCACTGGCAACCGCAGACCTGCGATAATGGCGAAGCACTGTCCCGACAACTCGCGCAGTTCTGGCAGGCGACCACAGACCAGGAAACAGAAAACGGACCCGGCTGATTTTTCACGGCTATTTTTTCGGATATTTTTCCACCGGTACCATTTTTTAAATCGACTATGGCACTCACACGCAATTTCTACCGCCGCAGTGCGCAGCAGCGCAGCCAGCAGAGCGTCACTTTCAGTGATGTGCGCAAACGCTTTGATTTCCGCTCCATCAGCATTGGTCGCTGGGTCACTGAGGCCGAGCGGGATCGCGCGGCAGGGCTGTTTTACGACGCGCTGGTAGACCTGATGACGATTCTGCAGGGACCGGAACTACTGGTGTCCCTGCGCGGCACCCTCGCATTCCAGTACGGCACCGGCGGCCGCCCCGGGGTTATGGCCCACTACGAACCCGCCAGCCGGACCTTCTCCCTGGCCAAGAATGCCGGCCCTGGCTCCATTGCTCACGAGTGGTTTCACGCCCTGGATCACTACCTCGCCGACAAGGCATTCAGTGATGTCTCTGGCCATATGTTTGCCTCCGAAGCCTGGCTGCGGGACGCCACCCCCAATCCACACCCGATCAACGACCGCCTGTTTGCCTGCTTCAGCGCGGTCATGCTGGACAAGTCCGGGGACAATCCCAGCGAGATGTTCCGCATCTCCCGGGAAGTCGACAAAGCCAATCGCTGTGTCTATTTCGCCGATCCGGCGGAAATGTGCGCGCGCGCGTTCGAGGCATTCGTGCAGGATGCCAGTATCAGCAACAACTTTCTGGTGGCGGGCACCAAGGCCAGCGACGAGGCGAAACTCGGGCTCTATCCCACCGGCGCCCATCGCCAGCGCATCAACTGCGCTTTCGCTGAATACTTTGCCTGCCTGGGCAGATCCCTGCGCGCAAACCTACAGCGCGAACGTGAAACATCCGGCTGAATACGCCATCCGGCACATTCCCGAGGTTTGTCGCGCGCGCGACGCCGAATACAACTCGCCGGTTTTTCCCTGTGTTAGCATCCGTTCACTCTGCGTCGCGGCGGGAGCGCATTTCCAGCGTTCTATTTCACCACGTCATTGCAGAACTTCATTCCAGCAGTTTATTCCAGAACAAAAGGGAGAACCCTCACCCACCATGTACCGGACAAAATTCACGCTTATCATTACCGCCCTGCTGCTTGTGGCCTGTGGCAAGGACCCGGCCGCACCCTCGGCGCAGTCGGCCCCGGACACACTGCCGGAGGGAGTCACCCTGGTGGAAGCCTTTGACGGTGACGGCGCGGAGATCGCCATCCCCTACAGCAAGTACCGCCTGAACAACGGCCTTACCGTGGTGCTGCACGAGGACCGCTCGGATCCGCTGGTACATGTGGATGTGACCTACCATGTGGGCTCCAGCCGCGAGGATGCGGGCCGCTCCGGCTTTGCGCATTTCTTTGAGCACATGATGTTCCAGGGCTCGGTGAACGTTGCCGACGAGGAACACTTCAAGATCATTCAGGAATCCGGCGGTACCCTCAACGGCACCACCAATACCGACCGCACCAACTATTTCGAGACGGTACCGGCCAACCAGCTGGAAACCGTGCTGTGGCTGGAAGCGGATCGCATGGGGGTATTCCTGGATGCGGTGACCGAGGAAAAATTCGAGGTCCAGCGCGAGACGGTGAAAAACGAGCGCGGCCAGCGGGTGGACAACCGTCCCTACGGGCGCGCCCTCGAGACTCTCGCCGCCAGTACCTACCCGGACGGCCACCCCTATTCCTGGCCGACCATCGGCTGGCTGGAAGATCTGGACCGCGCAGACCTCAATGACCTGAAGCGCTTCTTCCTGCGCTGGTACGGCCCCAACAATGCGGTGCTGACCATTGGCGGTGATATCGATGCGGCCCAGACCCTGGCGTGGGTGGCGAAATATTTCGGCTCCATTCCCGCCGGTCCCGAGGTCGAGAACCAGCCCAAGCAACCGGCCAAACTCGACGCCGACCGCTATGTGACCCTGGAGGACAATATCCACCTGCCGGCGCTGGCGGTGATGATCCCCACGGTTTACAGCACACACGAAGACGAGCCAGCGCTCGACGCGGCGGCGCAGATCCTCGGCCAGGGTCAGGATTCCATGCTCTACCAGAGTCTGGTGCAGACCGGTCGCGCGGTACAGGCCAGCGTTTCCCATTCCTGTCGGGAACTGGCCTGTGAAATGTGGTTTATCGTGATCCAGAATCCCGCCTCCGGCGAAACCCTGGCAGAAATGGAAAAGGCCGTGCGCGAGACCCTGAACGCGTTCGCCAAGCGCGGGGTGAGCGAGGACGACCTGGTCAAGTTCAAGGCCGGTTATGAGTCTTCCCGGGTATTCGGTCTGCAGTCCGTCTCCGGCAAGGTATCCACCCTGGCTGCATTCGAAACCTTTACCGGCAGTCCCAAGGGCATCGACAAGGAAATCCGTGACTATCTGGCGGTCGAGACCGCCGATGTAACCCGGGTGTTCGAGCAGTACATCGCCGGCAAACCGGCAACGCTGCTGAGTGTGGTTCCCAACGGCAAACCGGAGCTGGCAGCGGCACCGCAGAACTACCAGTGGCAGCGCACCGTTCCGGAAAGCTACGGCGATGACGACAAGGCCCTGGCCCTGCGTCCGGTCAGCGACAGTTTCGATCGCAGTGTGCGTCCCACCCCGGGAGTAAACCCCCAGGTAGAGCTGCCCAGCATCTGGGACGGCAAACTGGAAAATGGCGTGCGCCTGCTGGCGGTGCAAAACGCGGAAACCCCGACGGTTACCGTGCGCGCGGTGTTCGACATCGGTCAGCGGGATGAGCCCCGTGGCAAAGCCGGCCTGACGTCCCTGTTGACCTCACTGATGGGCGAAGCCACCAGCGAGCGCAGTGCGGCGGAATTTGCCGAGGCCCTGAACCGCCTGGGTGCCTCCATCAGTATCTCTCCGGGTCAATACGAAACCACCGTTACCCTGAATGTACTGACCAAGCACCTGGACCAGGCCATGCCGCTGATGCTTGAGCGCATTCTCAAGCCCAAGTTCACCGAGGAAGATTTTGCCCGTATCAAGCAGCAGACCATCGAAGGCCTGCAACAGGACCGCAAGACCCCTCAGGGCCTGGCGACCCGCGCCCTGGGCGCCGTGATGCGCGGTCCCGAGCACCCGCTCAGCTTCCCGGTGAGCGGACTGCCGGGCACGGTGGAAAACATCACCCTCGACGATATCAAGGGTTACTACAAGGCTCACTTCCCCGCGCACCTTGGCGGTGTCACCGTCAGCACCAGCCTGCCACACGACGCAACCATCAAGGCGCTGAATGGCCTGGCAACCCTGAAGGTGACACAGGCAGCGCGCCCCGCCATCGCATTTACCGCGCCGGCAATAAAAGAGCGCACCGTGTATATCGTCAATAAAGACGGCGCGGCCCAATCCAGCCTGCGCACCAGCCAGCACGGCCTGCCCTATGACGCCCTCGGCGACTACTACCTCGCTTACCTGGGTAACTTCCCGCTGGGCGGTAACTTCAACAGCCGCATCAACCTGAACCTGCGTGAAGACAAGGGCTACACCTACGGTGCCCGCACCTACCTGCAGGGTGGTCCGGAAGACGGCACCTACAGCTTTGGTTCCGAAGTGAAGAAAGAAGCTACGGCAGATGCGCTCAAGGAAGTGCTGCAGGAACTGGAAGCCTACGACCGCGACGGTATGACCCAGGCGGAGTTTGACTACCTGCGCTCTGCCATTGGCCAGCAGGAAGCACTCAGCTACGAAACCCCCGGTGCCAAGCTCGGCCTGCTGAGCAACATCCTGCGCTATGACCTGCCGTTGGACTACCGCAGCCAGCAGAACGCCATTCTGCAGGAGACCGACCGCGATACCGTCAACAAGGTGATCCGCGGCCTGCTCAATCCACAGCAACAGGCAATCGTCATCGTCGGTGATGAAGCCAGCATCCGCGGGAACATCGAGGCCCTCGGCATGCCGGTAGTGGAGCTGGATGAAGATGGTTACGTGAAAGTGAAGGAAGCGAAGGAAGCAAAGGAAGGTGAAGAAGCGGCTGCGGCCGCGGAATCTGCCGGCCGTTAAACCAGGTTGGTTTACACTCTGACTTACACACCGACCACAAAAAAAGGCCCGCCATTGGCGGGCCTTTTTTTTGCAGATTACCCCTCGGATTTTTGCAAAGACGCGGCTACCGCCTGTACCTCGCCCATCACCCGCATCAGATTACCGCTCCACAGCAGACCGATTTCTTCCTCAGTGTAATTGCGCTTGAGCAGTTCTTCGGTCACCGTCGCAGTTTCCGAGGCATCGTTCCAACCGGAAACACCACCGCCACCGTCGAAGTCAGAGCTGATACCCACATGCTCTATGCCGATCTTCTGCACCAGATAATCGATGTGATCGACAAAGTCCTGCACGTTTACCGGTGGCGTCACCGGGTCGACCTCCTTCTCGACAATAGGCGCCACCTGTGCGCGCAGCTGCATAAAGCCATGCATATATTCATGACGGGCATCGTGATCCAGCTTGGCGACTTCCGACCAGTCCAGCATTTTGAAACCGCTGCTTTGCGCTTCCCTGGCCATGATTTCAAATGCCTTGTTTTTCCAGGCATCGTATTTTTCGCCATTCAGGTACGCAGCAAAGGCAACGGTTTGCACTACACCACCGTTTTCCTTGATCGCCATCAGTTCTTCGTCGTCCAGGTTACGACTGTGATCGTTCATCGCGCGCGCGGAAGAGTGGGAAGCAATAACCGGCGCCTTGGTCAGTTCCAGTGTCTGCATGTTCGCGAGTTTTGAGGGGTGCGACAGGTCGATAATAATTCCAACCCGGTTCATTTCCTCAACCAGTTCCCGCCCGAGATCGCTGAGACCGTTGTGCAGCCACACTCCGTCACTTTCACCGGTATTGGAATCGGCAAACTGGCTGTGGCCGTTGTGTGCCAGTGACATATAGCGCGCACCACGATCGTAGAAATCCTGCACCAGGCTGATATTGGTCCCTAGCGGATAGGCATTTTCCACCCCGATCAATGCCACCAGTTTGCCCGCGTCCGTCAGGGCTTTAACCTCTTCCGCGGTGGTCGCAAAACCGATTCGATCCGGCGCAATTTCATCGGTCAGACGATGTACCGCTTCGAATTTGGCAAGGGCGTTTGCAAGTGCAGCGGCATAGCCCTCTTCACTGAGTTCACCCTGGCCGGTGTAGACGCTAAACCAGATGGCATCCAGACCACCCTGTTCGAGCTTGGCGAGATCAACCTGGGTTTGCAGCCCCTGGGTGTAATTCACATCGTCGGTAAAATTGCTCACATCCAGATCCACGTGGGTATCCATGGTGAGCAAACGTTGATGGAATGTTTCAACGGTTTCCGGCGCTGCACTCTCAATGCTCTCAATGCTCTCGACAGTCTCAACAGCAACAGGCGCGCCATCCTCCCGCGCGCAACCGGCGAGCAGCGCGCCGGTTACACAAAGAGCAATATTCAGTTTTTTATACATAATTTTTCCGTTTGCAAACTTCGCTTAATAACTGGCTTTTAGAAACCAGCTTTTAGAAACTATAAGTCACCGTGCCCTGGAAAGTGCGTGGACTCAGCGGACGGTAGTAAGGGGAGCCCGCATACACGAATGACATCACCTGAGTATCAAATACGTTATCCAGGTTCAAACGCAGATTTGCGTTGTTCAAGCCAATTGCCTCTCCGCTGAAATCCACATAGGCACTGGCCACGGTGTAATCATCCATCTCGAACATCTCGGCGTAATCCGCGTAGCGTTTGCCGGTATATTTGAGCGAGAAGTTGGCAACCGCCCAATCGGTGGGTTCCCAGGTGACGCCGCCGGTCAGCAGCCATTCCGGACTGTCCGCCAATTTACTGCCGGCCGGATTGTTGCCAAAGCCATCGGACAGCTCGGCGCTGTTATAGCTCACGTTCGCGTTGAAGTAGACGGAATCTTTAAATACTGCTGGCATATACACACCGGACAGCTCCACACCCCATGCGGTGGTTTCGCCGACGTTGGTATAGAAAGCTTCGGGCTCGCCGGTGGCCGGGTTCAGTACGTTACCCGCGACCAGTCGATTGTCGAAACTGGTGTAATACATGGACACGGCACCGTTATAGTGCGGGCGACTGGTGCGGTAACCGATTTCAATATTTTCCGCTGTCTCCCCTTTCGGCGCCGGGGCCTCAAAGCTGGTGGCAATAGAGAAAATATCGTCCGCGCCTTTCGGCAGGGCGAAGTTTTCGGAAATGGAGCCAAACACCTGATCGGTATCATTCAGGTTATACACCGCACCAACCATGGGCATGAAGTTGTCGGAATATTTGGCACCCACAGACTGCGGGCCGTAACCCGGCATGCCGCCAATTTCATAGTCGGCGTAGTCCCGGTAACCCTCGAGCGCATAATCGACAGTGAGCGATTTCGCTCCAACCTCGACATTCAGCCGCTCGTCCATCAGTGCAATACTATCTTTTACATAGAACTGCATGGTTTCCCGGGTACTGGTGTAATTTCTACGGTAATAGGCCACCTCATCCCAGATCACCTTGCCATCGGCACTGCCATCGGTTTTGTTGTAACGCAACTGCGAGCGGTTGTAGGTTTCATCCTCAAACCAGCCACCGAATTGCAGCTTGTGGTCGCCGAGCTGCCACTCGATTCCAGTGACCAGACCCTGGCGCTCACCGCCCACACCGGAGTAACCAAACTGTACGCCGCGCGGATGTACTACATCCAGACCAGCCGCCGCCTGACGCTCATAAATCGACAGCGAGTTGCCGTAGCTGTCCGGTGATACTCCGTAGCCGTCTTTGTCTTCGAAATACAAAGTAGAATTCAGGTAGACATCCGCAGTAAGGTCGGTGGCGAGAGAAACTGTATAGAGTTTGTCGTCGCGGATATTGACGCGGTCTTCATAGTAAAGTGTACAGTTGCTGCCGGTGTTGACCGGAGTGAAGTCCTGATCGTCGATGCTGCCATCGCCATTAAAGTCGTAGACCCCAGGCATCGGATTATTACAGCCTGCGGGTAGTTCGCTGAGGTAGGCGTAGTAGTAGTCCGCGTCAAACGTACTTTCGGTACCTGACGGTGAGTCATAATCGTAAAAGTCGTTGCTGATGAAGCTGGCCTGGACATAGGTGTCTTCGTCAAATTCGTATCTTGCTTTACTTTCGATATGCTCGCGGTCAATGGTGCCTGGACCACGCCAGAGATCACTGTCGGTTTTTGAGCGACTGACATAGGCAGAAAAGCCATTGATGTCACCGGTCTCAAGACGGACAAAACTCCGCAGCAGATTATCATCACCGGAAGTCAGTGAGACAAAGGCACCCGCCTGATCAGAGGGTTCGATGGAGTTGTAGGAAACAATGGGGCCGAGTGATGTATAACTGGGCATGGAAACGTCCCCCGCACCAGGAGAGGCCAGCACGGATCCCAGATTTTCATTGTCGACATAGCGGAAAATCGGGCTGCCGCCGAAGGCATCCGAACGCCCCATAGGTACGCCATCCAGGACAAAGCCGACCTGGGCAAGGCTGAACGCCCGCACCTGTACCGAGTTGCCGAATTCATACAACCCCAGAGCACCATCGGTCTGCACGTTGAAGCCCGGCAGGCTCTCGAGCATTTTCAATCCGGAGATACCGGCCGGAGCGGAGAGCAGCTCGTCGCGGGTCACACCGACGGTATTGCTGACTTTGTCTTCACCGATCGCGAGGTCGGCCTGGGACGTGCGCTTGGCCTGCACCACCACCTCTTCCATTTGTCCCGACTCAGCGGCTTGCTCTGCCGCGATGGTTGGAAATGCGGTTAGCGCTCCGGAAATTGCCAGTAAATACGCAGCCGATTTTGTGTTGCTCGCCATATGCCCTTCCCCACTCAGGTAATAAATAGTTGCTGCGGCGATACGCAGCATCCCGTCGGCAGGACAATCTGTAGCAGCATTCTGTACAAGCATTGCTTCCCGGCGAGGGGACTACAGTGGAAACAGCAACATGTGTGCCACCAGTTCGGCGACATGGAAACGTGGGAGGCGATTGTGCGATAAAGCGAAGCAATACTTCGTTGAGATGAATACGCCCCGGTGTTTTACCGGGGCGGAGGTTCCAGGGGCAGGTGTGTCAGTTTTTCTGGTTGCGGATAAAACGATGTATTTGTAGTTCAAGCATCGACAGAGGCAATGCACCATTGGCGAGCAACGCATCGTGGAACTTGCGCAGGTCGAAATTATTGCCCAGCTGTTTTTCCGCCATTGACCGCAGCTCGCGGATTTTGATTTCCCCCATTTTGTACGACAGCGCCTGCCCCGGCCACGAGATATAGCGATCCACTTCTGCACGCACGTTGGCCTGGGACAGGGATGTATTGTCGGCGAGGAAATCCAATGCCTGCTGCCGGGTCCAGCCCTGGGAGTGGATACCGGTGTCGATTACCAGGCGACAAGCCCGCCACATTTCGTAGCTGAGTCGGCCGAAGTCCTGGTGCGGAGTTTCATACACCCCCATTTCAGTACCGAGGCGCTCGGAATACAGCCCCCAGCCTTCGCCATAAGCACTGAGGTAGAGGTTACGGCGGAACTTGGGCACATTTTCCAGCTCCAGCGAAAGCGCACCTTGCAGGTGGTGGCCGGGGACCGCTTCATGAAGGGTCAGCGCCACTAGCTCGTATAGCGGGCGCTGGTCCAGTGCGTAGGTATTAAGCCAGTAAGCACCACCGCGGGTACCACCAATGGCTGCCGGATTGTAGGACGCGGTGGTGTAGTTGGGAGCGATTTCGTCCGGCACCGGCACCACACCATAGGGCAGGCGCGGCAGCTTGCCGAAGAATTCCGGCAGGCGGTAGTCAATGCGTTTGGCAATGTAGGATGCTTCCTTCAGCAGCTCTCTGGGAGTCTTGGCATAGAACTGCGGATCGGTGCGCAGGAACTCGGTGAATTCCTCAAAACTGCCATCAAATCCGGACTCGCCAATCAGCTGGTTCATTTCTTCGCGAATGCGCTTTACTTCCGCGAGGCCGATTTTGTGAATGTCTTCCGGCGCCATGTACTGGGTGACATAGGTGCGGATCGTATGGCGGTAGTAGTCCTTGCCACCGGGCAGGTCTTCCGCCGCCAGGGATTCACTCGCTGCGCTCAAGTAGTCCCCTTCGAGGAAGGTCGCCACGCGCTCGAAGGCTGGAATGGCATGCTCCTTGATCGCCGCGGCACCGGCCTTTTGCAGACGCCGTTTATCGGTCGAGGAGAAGTTTTCCGGAAGGTTTTGGAACGGCTCGTACAGGCTGCTCTTTGTGGGGTCGTCATAGACCTGGGCGCGCACCGTGGGTGCGATGCCCTCCACCACGATCTTGGGCAGCACGAAGCCATCCTTTATACCCACGCGCATGTTGGCCAGGTTCTCATCGAAGTAACGACCGAAATCCTTGATGCGCTTGATGTAGTCTTCGTAGTCGGACACTTTTGGCATATTGAGGCCACTGCTGGCGTCCAGGGCTGCACTCCAGAAGCTGTAAAAAGTATTGACCGGAATACGGTCCAGATACAGTTCATTGCCCTCAATCGAGTTGGTCAGCACCCAGGTCAGCAGGTCCTTGTTGACCCGCTCGGCTTCCTCCAGCTGTTTGCTGTCGATCTTCTTCAGGCGCGCCACAAACGCCTTTTCCGCCTGCAGGCGGCGGGCACGATCCTTTTCAGAAACGCCGGGCAGGCGATCACTGTAGCCCTTTTCACCCATGCGGCTGGCGGTAATGGGGTCTTCACGCAGACTGTATTGCCAGTGGTCATCAATGATGGACTGCAACTGCTCGGCGGCGGTCGCCGCCTGCGCTGCGGGCGCGACGAGCGCGGCGATTACGATAAGAAATGACAGCAGCCGCAGCGGCTGCGCCCGGGACAGT
This is a stretch of genomic DNA from Microbulbifer bruguierae. It encodes these proteins:
- a CDS encoding VRR-NUC domain-containing protein, producing the protein MTSVVELPANYYLNNFLSLMEFVTERYAALLSQEERQFCARFHRLDKDSQQLYVRLLSRKGVPSPAGALFRQSKLVYVEISDLPAAAAQLVQAGLLQRNPVLSVEALLPLFTKAELLASSQTPLAKTLKRPALEQALLAQAGEAVADRLLSGESLLAVQAAECFETFKLCFFGNLNQDLTDYVLRDLGLLRYERYPLERERLPFQHRAQIEQHLHYYQCLAEAETAMQSGSDAIQQLAAKLPQANGEDATLARRVDRLRLHLARQLERLDALDAAEQLYGQCTRPPARERRARIAVQRGDTGSGLALCREIMATPWDEAEQEFAEGFGYRTAKATIHRTDWPAPEKYRPPTETVSLQPGPECVELQAASHLAQSSATGDDMQPPAQCFYVENTLFNGVLGLYVWDIVFAPIPGAFFNPFQIAPSDFRTGDFYRQRRTAFEQRLSELDRQSLQQRVWENYRNKSGIANPLVTWEALPKTLLEMALERISPQHWQQIFRRLLADIGNHRSGLPDLILFPADGSYELVEVKGPGDRLQQNQQRWLRFFARHQIPHRVVHVEWQP
- a CDS encoding ATP-dependent DNA helicase, which translates into the protein MSEETALSEQTALSAKTALSAKKALRLSVGELVAFACRRGDLIGDRTPGPSAQEGIRAHQKLQKKRPRGSEAEFSLEVNLVCDGLPVSLSGRVDILHPKSDLHRPAQLDEIKTTYCAPDLLSQSVRDLHWAQLKIYGFCYLQQQQYLAVHDCDGSVAEDAVTLQMLWHNLKEKKTYSESTQYQRDELETFTLTALREYVQWHRLWQQHRTQVRQTSRTLAFPFADYRPGQRALAVAAYRCLRDGGELAVEAPTGIGKTVSTLFPAIKALAEAQVDQLVYLTAKNSGREVVRQTAQMFHQRGLRLSLLEIQARDKTCACNLGLCSRDADGICPRTRGFFDRLPQARRQLLGKPLLTAEAVAEVADKLQLCPFELSLQMLPWADLVVCDFNYVFDPLVRMQPLLDQSRKRALLVDEAHNLGERARAMYSAALERSSCRRAAADCKSTHPTLRRSIQSLVRALENWAEAQSQSHNSRTFAPGSSGDDPAAQHWLGDPSVPEQLPVAVSRAVHKVLAVVSALWEQSRRPPEVLGDWLKNLFRYITVEQLLGNQHRCLTKVQTRGDRWQEQQVQLLCLNAADFLQQSYRQFHAVIAFSATLRPAAFIYRQLGLQQHSPLLTLPSPFHPAQQGVFLCPYVDTRYRARDAAISALVEMVTRVYASRPGNYLVFFPSYRFLQRVAEEFSRRQPHIALVQQTPGASERARSEFLQHFSDGRHSLGFAIMGGVFGEGVDYRGEQLVGTIVVGVGLPQVNVEQELLRQAWSSDNETASGFDMAYRYPGLTRVLQTAGRVIRTESDRGVVVLADARFTEPFYRDLFPAHWQPQTCDNGEALSRQLAQFWQATTDQETENGPG
- a CDS encoding CLCA_X family protein, which encodes MALTRNFYRRSAQQRSQQSVTFSDVRKRFDFRSISIGRWVTEAERDRAAGLFYDALVDLMTILQGPELLVSLRGTLAFQYGTGGRPGVMAHYEPASRTFSLAKNAGPGSIAHEWFHALDHYLADKAFSDVSGHMFASEAWLRDATPNPHPINDRLFACFSAVMLDKSGDNPSEMFRISREVDKANRCVYFADPAEMCARAFEAFVQDASISNNFLVAGTKASDEAKLGLYPTGAHRQRINCAFAEYFACLGRSLRANLQRERETSG